A DNA window from Arachis hypogaea cultivar Tifrunner chromosome 18, arahy.Tifrunner.gnm2.J5K5, whole genome shotgun sequence contains the following coding sequences:
- the LOC112769683 gene encoding uncharacterized protein: MNLEGVGDAVRCRAFPVTLAGPAIRWFNTLPQGSITTFADISQKFLARFTTRIAKAKHPINFLGVTQKPSEPTRKFLDRFNDECLEIDGLTDSVASLCLTNGLLNEDYRKHLTTKPVWTM; this comes from the coding sequence ATGAATCTGGAAGGAGTAGGCGATGCAGTCAGGTGCCGGGCGTTTCCCGTAACGCTAGCCGGCCCAGCGATCCGATGGTTCAACACTCTCCCGCAAGGATCCATCACGACTTTTGCAGACATATCCCAGAAGTTCCTAGCACGGTTCACGACGCGCATAGCCAAAGCAAAGCACCCGATTAACTTTTTAGGGGTTACCCAAAAACCCAGTGAGCCGACCAGGAAGTTCCTGGATAGGTTTAACGACGAATGCCTAGAAATTGACGGCCTCACGGACTCAGTCGCTAGCCTATGCCTAACAAACGGCCTGCTGAATGAAGACTATAGGAAACACCTAACAACCAAGCCTGTATGGACCATGTAG